A window from Leptospira stimsonii encodes these proteins:
- the batC gene encoding TPR repeat-containing protein BatC: MKRIHRLEYSLILMLLLLSAPANAVELDPGGNRISEGLEHYNQGEYPDSLRKYQEAESFFPDDPRLEFNRGAVEFKAGNLDKAIRHFEKSAASNSPEVQWKSRFNLGNSYMRAGDRKKAAEEYIKALKLNPDLKEARKNLEYLRQNPPPQNSQNTMPNSTNPNQKNSTPQKGNQPQNGNERSSNEETTGESSRDKRGKLTEEEAKRILDSLDLNQIRRKSRKSRDREVFW; the protein is encoded by the coding sequence ATGAAACGAATTCATAGATTAGAATATTCTTTAATTCTTATGCTTCTTCTCTTGTCTGCGCCCGCGAACGCGGTCGAACTGGATCCGGGTGGAAATCGAATCAGCGAGGGACTGGAACACTACAATCAGGGCGAATACCCTGATTCTTTGCGGAAATACCAGGAAGCGGAATCCTTTTTTCCGGACGACCCACGTTTGGAATTCAATCGTGGAGCGGTAGAATTTAAGGCAGGAAACTTAGACAAGGCGATTCGTCATTTTGAAAAATCTGCGGCCTCGAATTCACCGGAAGTGCAGTGGAAATCAAGATTCAATTTGGGAAACAGTTATATGCGGGCCGGGGATCGTAAAAAGGCCGCGGAAGAATATATCAAGGCTCTCAAACTCAATCCGGACCTCAAGGAGGCTCGAAAAAATCTCGAGTATCTGAGGCAAAATCCTCCTCCTCAAAATTCTCAAAACACGATGCCGAATTCCACAAATCCGAATCAAAAGAATTCTACTCCACAAAAAGGAAACCAACCTCAGAACGGGAACGAACGGTCTTCAAACGAAGAAACGACCGGAGAATCCTCTCGCGACAAAAGAGGAAAGTTAACCGAAGAAGAGGCAAAGAGAATTCTCGATTCTCTGGATCTCAATCAGATCCGGAGAAAGAGCAGAAAAAGTCGGGATAGAGAGGTCTTTTGGTGA